Within the Miscanthus floridulus cultivar M001 chromosome 17, ASM1932011v1, whole genome shotgun sequence genome, the region GACGCTGAGAaagaggtgtcgagcactccgaaaggggtgccgagcactccagcggtagaggtgagcactcctggggcagtgccgagcacttcgggagggatgccgagcactccgggaggagtgccaagcactcctagagggatgtcgagcacgccaggagtggtgccagaaggttctacagtggtggcgaccactctaggacgagtgccgagcactcccatagcggagccaagatgtcttgtagtggtgcctaccactccaagactaaggctgagcactcctacagtggtgtcgAGCACTGTAGGAGTAGTGACGAGCTAtctagaagtagtgccgagcactacaactagggtgccgagcactccaggtacTATGCCAAGCACTCCGacagaacagggaactccattgatgccgatcgagttcgcctcacctccaagtgacatcattgagttcatggatgccttccacgaaggtgaggaggtacgGTTCCGTAGGCTAGACAacatcgtcggcggcacagggccctcaggcctggaTGGTCGGCTGCACAATGACCAAGAGCTATTGCTCGTCAgtacagaggaaccacccacgttcatgCTGGCGAAGCAtgatggaaactggcgacgggtaatgctggaggagatgaaggcgatcgaggaaaatgagacatgatagctcgtcgatccacctccaggatgtcgttcgatcagcctaaagtgggtgtataaggtcaagcgggatgagctcggtgtcattgtcaagcacaaggtgtgcctcatcgcccgaggctttgttcagcgcgagggcatcgacttcgaggaagtctttgcgccagtagcgcgcatggagtctgtttgtttgctactagctttggcagcagcaaatgactggcgcatccatcacttggacattaaatcggccttcctcaacggcgagctagcagagacggtcttcgtcaggcaacctccaggtttcgccaccaagggagcggagcatagggtgctccaaCTACGCAAGGTGCTCTATGGGATGCGACAGggcccacgagcatggaacgccaagcttgacgccacgctgggcgagcttgggttctagCGGTAGGCAATCGAGCACGCACTCTACACgtggcgatgggggaaggaggagctcgtcatcgGCGTGTAtatggatgacttgatcatcaccggtgcgCGCACGAAGGACATCTatagcttcaagcgtgagatggtggtttgtttttgaatgagcgatctcggcgcaccctcctactacctcggcatcgaggtgagacaagggaaggagtaactcatgctcggtcagagcacgtatgcctcgaagctgttggagcggagcggcatggctgagtgcaagccatgcgtgactccaatggaggagcggctgaaactgacgaaggccagcaccgcggcgaaggtggatacaacactctaccggagcatcattgGCGGTCTACGCTATCTAGTCCACATGAGTCTGGACATTGCGTTCGCTGTGGGctatgtcagtcgcttcatggaggatcccagagaggatcactgggctacggtgaagcggctactgcactacgtcaaggggacggtagatcaggggatcatctttcccaagaccAGCGGGAAGTAGGttgtagctcactgtgttcagcgatgcagacatgccgggggacATCGACGAACGGCGGAGCACCtttggagtgctcgtcttcctcgggtctgCTCCAATtttatggctgtcgctgaaacagaaggtggtggcgctatctacgtgcgaggcagagtacgtagcggcggccacagcggcgtgccaagttatgtggctgcgccggctgctgggcgagctgactagtgcggaagctcacccaccagcactgatggtggacaaccagcccgccatcgccctcgcaaagaatccggtcctgcacgaccggagcaaatacatcgacgtgaagttccacttcctcagggactgtgtcgatggagggcagatcgtcatcgagtttgtcgaaactGGTTGGCAACTCGTGGACGTCCTCACTAAGCCGTTCGGACgccttcgactcacggagctgaaggagatgatcggcatggagggggtataagggatagcagtaggattaggggaagaattgttagataatctactgtttccttgtgtgaacacatagcaagggaaggcggcgccaaaAAGGCTCCCTGCCGTAGTACTGTAGCCGCTATAGAGGCAGGCGTCAaacggctcacctgccggactgtagccacatgcagagacAGTCGCCAGAGTTAGcactgctgtgttatctagtaactgtagcagcatgacagctgtATTAGGACTAGAcaggatagagttgtataaatagtttgccagtgcaactcagtaaagagagttcaaatTTGCCATGTCCTATACATGGCTCCggtcaacgctggtgcttgtactgtgtgtgtggtcggacagcctCTATCGTGCTTGACCGTAGTCGGCAAAACtgatgagtggtcgactcacctgagccgatgaTCCTATAAGCTAACATATCGCGCATACAGCTGGAAACAGACTCGGTGCTTTTGAAACAGGCTCTACAATCATCCTCCACGGACTTCGCGGCGTGTGGAATGCTGATACGTGATACCCGAGATTTATTGTATGACCACTTCATGTGTAGCAGTATCCTGTCTATCCCACGAACTTGTAATTCAGTAGCGCATAATTTGGCTAAGGTTGGTTTGAGTTAGGATCCGGACGAGTGCCATGTTTGGACAAACCCCCACCCAGAATTTGTACAAACTTTTGTTGCTCGCGATGTTGTTGAGCCCGAGTTATCAATGAGAAGGCCATAGAGCCAGAACTTGCATAAAAAAAATCCAATCCTTTAGTACGTAATAAGTTAGCTACTACAGTACATACATTATATATATAGAATACGGGTGGATGTGGAAATTAATGTCAGGGGGTTGAGTACGTACGTACTACGTATATACAAATACAAACACGTACGTACAATAGGTGCATGGGTACGTACGTGGTCAGGTACAATTAATGAAGGAAGAACAAACACTAGATGCATGGATCGTCGAGTCAGTTGCTCTTGTCCTTGTCCTTGTCCTTGTCCTTGTCCTTGAGGTCGCTGGCGTAGTAGTTGCATGTGATGAAGACGCCGCCTTTGAAGCACTCGGCGCGTGCGCAGCCGACCTTGGTGCTCCTCTTTGCGACCATGAGCGCGAAGTGGCCGCACTCCTTGAAGCTCTTGCCGTCGAGGCACTTCTCCCTTTGCTTGTCGTAGATGGCCTCCTCCTTGCCCCACCAGATGACGGCCTCCCTGGCGGTGGCGTTCCAGTCATCGTGGCTCCTGAACACGCTCTGCCCGTATTCGTGGCCGCTGtggaggagctggcagtccttgcgCATGGCGTTGGACCAGCGCCGCGCCTGCCGCGCCAGCTTCCTGTCCCACTTCATGGGCGTCACGCCGTAGCGCGCGCGGAGCTCGTTGTGGGCGTCCACGAACTCACGGGCGATGCCCTTGTACCACCCAGCGCCGTTGGTCGGGGACACGATGTGCTTCTCCTGGGCGTACTTGAGCAGCTCCTGCTGGGCGACCTTCTCCTCTTCCGCCGCCTGCTCCTTCGCCATCTGCCGCTCCTTCTCCTTCTGCTTCTGCTTCTCCGGGTCCATCACCTGCTCCTGCTCCTtgtcgtcctcgtcgtcggaagacggcggcgccggggcTTCCtgctcgtcgtcgccgccgctgctcccggTTCTCTCACTCGGCagtgacgaggacgaggaggcggaggaggccaGGGCGGAGGAGGGGACGTTGGAGaggacggcggcgacggcgaggagcaGCACTACTGCCATGCTGCCGCTGGGGCTGCGCAGCACGACGAGGCGGCGCGCCATGCTGGTTAGGCGCTGGACGGAGGAACGCCCTCCTCTCTTGCCAACGTCGGAGTTGGGAAGGAGGGGGGTCCGATCCGGCGTGACGGGACAGCGCGGCGCGAGGGTCACCGGCCGGCGGGGAGTAGTACTGGCCACCTAAGGCCTCCCGGCCGGGGCCTTTTATGCTTGCCTGCATGCGTACAGCCTCCATTGTTTCCATTCTTGGCTCTGCTCCAACTGACCTGCATGCCAAATTGCCAATGGATCGATGGCCATGGCAATGCCATGGCTGCAGACAAACCGGGAGCACCACCCGCCTTTTTTTGGCCATACATACAGATCATAGATGAGGCCTAGCTATTTCGTGCCGCGCGCGGCCTCGCTGGTTCGTCGGACGGTTCCGTCTTCATCATCTAGTGCTGTTTGTTGATGCAAAACAAAACAGCCTATTCAAGCATCAGCTAGTGGTTACAAATAAGGGAAAACTAGGATTATAATTAATTATCTGAAAATAATAGCCAAATTAACCATGACAATAAGCAGGGAGTAAACTGCAGGCGACTCAGATATGTGCCAAACAGCATACATGCCTTATTGAAGAATTCATATAATGGCCATATTTACAAACTTCGTAATGTCTAATTCAAGAGCAGGCCAAAAGTGAAGCAGCAGAAGATGAGATGCCAGTGCCGAACAAAGATGCTGCCGGCATGGATCCTAGTGCAAGTGTGTAGACTGAATCGAA harbors:
- the LOC136518799 gene encoding secreted protein PRY1-like, which codes for MARRLVVLRSPSGSMAVVLLLAVAAVLSNVPSSALASSASSSSSLPSERTGSSGGDDEQEAPAPPSSDDEDDKEQEQVMDPEKQKQKEKERQMAKEQAAEEEKVAQQELLKYAQEKHIVSPTNGAGWYKGIAREFVDAHNELRARYGVTPMKWDRKLARQARRWSNAMRKDCQLLHSGHEYGQSVFRSHDDWNATAREAVIWWGKEEAIYDKQREKCLDGKSFKECGHFALMVAKRSTKVGCARAECFKGGVFITCNYYASDLKDKDKDKDKDKSN